The segment AGGAGGCGCTGCTGTATCAGTTGTTCTTGTTTCTTAAAGCCAAAACCCTGCCAGTACTGCAACATTATAGCAGCATTTATTGGAAACAAGTGCCAGCGTTGCACAAACTCTGAAAAGAAGTATGGACCTCCGCACTCCTGTGAGCAGTGCAAGCAGCAGTGTGCGTTTGACCGGAAGGATGATAGAAAGAAGGTCAGTATTTCTGTAATAGGAGGCTGAAAAGGTAAAAGAGCTGATCACAGTGATCGTCTGTCCATCTCCTTCATGTATTCTCtagcatttcaaaatgaagtGTCTCTtggttttaaagtatttttttctggagttgagctgtgctgtgggagCTGTTTTGGATCTGTTTAATCTTCGAGCTCTTCTCCTTTGCCAGATCCACTGAGAAAGATCTCTTGAATTTGGCCTAAGGGTAGGTGGGCTGGCAAAGGAGAAGGGGCCTTGGGCCTCTGAGCGAGGTAAAAGGTGcctgcttggggagggggatggggaacAACATTTGTGCCGTAGCCTGAGGAGCTGGAAGCGTCCTACCTCCACCAGGAAACCCATTCCATGGCTTCTGCACGCCCTTTGCTTAAACAACATAAGCGCTCCATAGGAGGCGTGTACTTCTAAGGCCTGCTTCCTGCAGGCTATAAACATCTATTGTTCGCTTGGGATGCTGCACTGATAatccctgtgctcctgctgaTCCTCCTTGAGCAGACTGTTTTGGCCTCCAGTGACTACCCTGTCATGTACTGTTCCGCGGCATTGCTTTGACAGAAATCCCACCAGAGTTAGCCTGTCCTGGTGAATGGGTGCTATAAGATGGCCTGTAAGCAAAGCTTggcagagactgcagttacacTAGATTAGCTGCTATTCACGAGTACCGTCTGCATTGCACCAGCCATGCCAGATGAACTTCTTACCCTTTCCAGGCACTCAAGGGATCCTTTTTGAGTTGTTGCTTGTTCGTATGGGATTTTAAGCCCAAAggtccttcttttcttttccatgtttgcTTTGTGGGCAGGAAGCTCGGCCAAAACTTCtccccctctctttctctctcaccttcCAGGTGGATGGAAAGCTGCTCTGTTGGTTGTGCACACTCTCCTATAAACGGGTCCTACAGAAGACCAAAGAGCAGTGCAAACACCTGAGCAGCTCTTCCCGGGCAAGCCTGCAAGAGAAGGAACAGTACAGCAGGCTCAGCAGTGGCAGCCACTATAACAGGTAACCTGCACGAGAGTTTTTTGTTGTACGGGGTGAGCTTGCCTCTGGGGTGAGCAAACGGGGCGCCTGGCTGCTCTGCGCCCCTTAGGCGCGCTTCCTGAAGTAACTGGGAGAAGTGCCTGGAGGCGCCGTACCTTGGTGATGGGTTTTGGCAGTTGTCTGATGTTCAGGAGAATCTGGCTAAGTCAGGCTTTGCTGGTTCGCAAACCCCACTGTGCTAGAGTAGACTTGTAGTCCGACAGTGCTTCTTAGTGGTTCAACTTACTGAACTTGTACACAATTAAAGCCAAATTGCATTTATAAAATTTAATGTTTGAAATGTAGATTTTAAGCATGAGTTCTTCACATACACGCTGATCTGACTGACgcattgttttctgtttatttttagtctCCAGCTACTCTTCAGGGAATGAATTTTTTTATCATTCTTTCTTGCCCTAGGAAATATTGTTTTAATAGGTTTAAAGCGGTAGGGAATATTTATCTGCTTCTCTGTCTTAGACTGCATGTCATTCAGGTTCTGACATAAAACTTCCTCGTTTTTCTAGCCAGAAAACCTTATCCACCTCTTCTATTCAGAATGAAATCCCAAAGAAGAAAGCCAAATTTGATGCTATATCTGCCAATGGTGACAGGTGAGTCTGCTACATTGGGAAGTTGTGGGTGGGTGGTCTTGTTTGCTAGGGTCATGTGAGGGTAGAGTTCTGTGTGAATGGCAGGAAGCTGTTAGGCTAGAGCAGTGATCTTGGGCTTTGGGACCTTGAAGGGTTGCATTAGCAGCCTTCCAGAACCTGGCAGGCCAGTGCTACTTGGCATTTAGACATAGATTTGAAGAGGAAGACAATACCTAGTGCTTGTACCTGCTAGAATAGAAACTGCGTGTTGGCAGTTAGAAAAACTGCAGCCAGATCAGCTTTATCCTCTCTCTGCAGTTACAGGGAGAggggggctgctggctgcactgcAGAGTTGAGGCCTGCAGGTTTTGTGCTTTCGGGGATATCAGACTGATCTGCAGGGAGACAGCCTCAGAGGAGAGGATCAAGACCCACCTCCCATTTCCCCTCCTGCCTTCTGGGGGAGGGACAAGCGATCAAACAGCTTGGCTTGAAAGCATCTGATCCCATTCTGCTGTCACAGTTTGTGCTGGATTATGCTGATGCCGGCTGCATGGGCAGCAGAATGGGAAGTCACTAGCAGAAACAGGAGATTgagatggatttttattttttacgGTCTTGTACATGCATATTTTCATTCCTGCCTTTCCTCTCTGATTCTCAGCGTTCCTTCCTCTCCCGAGATGCTTTGTCCCCCTATCCAGAGTGCCCCGTCCACGCTGGCGCAGTGGGCTGCCTCCCAACAGAGTCTCGGTGCCCACCATTGTCCTGTTTCTCAAGGCACTGACATCCTGAAGTGAGATCACCTGTTGTTTTCTCCCCTGttgccctccctccctgggaACTGCCTCATACGTGGAAACTGCCCCTCCCGATGGATCTCTTTCCAAACAGCAGTGAATTGGGA is part of the Phalacrocorax carbo chromosome 22, bPhaCar2.1, whole genome shotgun sequence genome and harbors:
- the FAM76A gene encoding protein FAM76A isoform X5, yielding MAALYACTKCHQRFPFEALSQGQQLCKECRIAHPIVKCTYCRTEFQQESKTNTICKKCAQNVKLYGTPKPCQYCNIIAAFIGNKCQRCTNSEKKYGPPHSCEQCKQQCAFDRKDDRKKVDGKLLCWLCTLSYKRVLQKTKEQCKHLSSSSRASLQEKEQYSRLSSGSHYNSQKTLSTSSIQNEIPKKKAKFDAISANGDSVPSSPEMLCPPIQSAPSTLAQWAASQQSLGAHHCPVSQGTDILNFSPDLALDSPGTDHFVIIAQLKEEVATLKKMLHQKDQMILEKEKKITELKADLQYQESQMRAKMNQMEKTHKEVMEQLQGTLVARRAWEQLYPAAAFAVAQRGRLP
- the FAM76A gene encoding protein FAM76A isoform X6 produces the protein MAALYACTKCHQRFPFEALSQGQQLCKECRIAHPIVKCTYCRTEFQQESKTNTICKKCAQNVKLYGTPKPCQYCNIIAAFIGNKCQRCTNSEKKYGPPHSCEQCKQQCAFDRKDDRKKVDGKLLCWLCTLSYKRVLQKTKEQCKHLSSSSRASLQEKEQYSRLSSGSHYNSQKTLSTSSIQNEIPKKKAKFDAISANGDSVPSSPEMLCPPIQSAPSTLAQWAASQQSLGAHHCPVSQGTDILNFSPDLALDSPGTDHFVIIAQLKEEVATLKKMLHQKDQMILEKEKKITELKADLQYQESQMRAKMNQMEKTHKEVMEQLQPWL
- the FAM76A gene encoding protein FAM76A isoform X4; translation: MAALYACTKCHQRFPFEALSQGQQLCKECRIAHPIVKCTYCRTEFQQESKTNTICKKCAQNVKLYGTPKPCQYCNIIAAFIGNKCQRCTNSEKKYGPPHSCEQCKQQCAFDRKDDRKKVDGKLLCWLCTLSYKRVLQKTKEQCKHLSSSSRASLQEKEQYSRLSSGSHYNSQKTLSTSSIQNEIPKKKAKFDAISANGDSVPSSPEMLCPPIQSAPSTLAQWAASQQSLGAHHCPVSQGTDILNFSPDLALDSPGTDHFVIIAQLKEEVATLKKMLHQKDQMILEKEKKITELKADLQYQESQMRAKMNQMEKTHKEVMEQLQAKNRELLKQAAALSKGKKPEKSGAITSP